A genomic segment from Desulfurispirillum indicum S5 encodes:
- a CDS encoding ABC transporter permease, with protein MLLLAWRNVTRRFSQSLITIIIVGVAIATFTVAHMVFSLLQQSVDLSSQRMGADIIVLPRAVGVNPHQALFTAEPVNMYMDRDILDTLASLPGVRQATPQFFTQSLDESCCDLREARRLIGYDPETDFVIAPWLQGRELAELADHEIVIGGVVRPFFGNRAIILDGIFEVAGQLEPTGTGMDETVFMNIATARRLAAESPAFTSLWHEQQPDELISVVLIQADPGLPPSMVVETISELGLNIRAVTSGELVSEMRNQARAMGQIFLWLWVALVLMAGLALLGRFLALARERKREIGVMRALGGQRLDTFAMVLWEVLLVVVAGWAIGAVSGVLVAIRALEWLKTTLIVPPWNLTWHVILTSGAAGLAIATALGVACALYPAWSSARLDPQEAIARSDLR; from the coding sequence ATGCTGCTCCTGGCCTGGCGAAATGTGACGCGGCGATTTTCCCAGTCGCTGATAACCATCATCATCGTCGGTGTGGCCATTGCCACCTTTACCGTCGCCCACATGGTCTTCAGCCTGCTGCAACAGAGCGTGGATCTCTCTTCACAGCGCATGGGCGCCGATATTATCGTGCTGCCCCGAGCTGTCGGGGTCAATCCACACCAGGCACTTTTTACGGCTGAGCCCGTCAATATGTACATGGACAGGGACATCCTGGACACTCTCGCCAGTCTGCCGGGAGTGCGTCAGGCGACCCCCCAGTTTTTCACCCAGTCGCTGGACGAAAGCTGCTGTGATCTGCGCGAGGCACGTCGCCTCATTGGCTATGATCCAGAGACGGATTTCGTCATCGCGCCATGGTTGCAGGGCAGGGAACTGGCCGAGCTGGCTGACCACGAAATCGTCATCGGTGGCGTCGTGCGCCCTTTTTTCGGCAACCGGGCCATCATTCTTGATGGCATATTCGAGGTGGCCGGGCAGCTGGAGCCCACGGGTACCGGCATGGATGAGACCGTTTTCATGAACATCGCCACCGCTCGCCGGCTGGCTGCTGAAAGCCCAGCCTTCACAAGCCTGTGGCATGAGCAGCAGCCCGATGAGCTCATATCCGTAGTACTTATTCAGGCAGATCCCGGACTCCCGCCATCCATGGTCGTCGAAACTATCAGCGAACTCGGGCTCAACATTCGGGCAGTGACCTCCGGTGAACTGGTCTCGGAGATGCGCAATCAGGCTCGGGCCATGGGACAGATATTCCTGTGGCTGTGGGTTGCCCTGGTGCTTATGGCTGGCCTGGCGCTCCTGGGGCGCTTCCTGGCCCTGGCCCGTGAACGCAAGCGCGAAATCGGCGTCATGCGCGCCCTGGGTGGCCAGCGCCTGGATACCTTTGCCATGGTTCTCTGGGAGGTACTGCTGGTAGTGGTGGCCGGTTGGGCAATTGGAGCTGTCTCGGGTGTACTGGTGGCCATCAGGGCACTGGAATGGCTGAAAACTACACTGATCGTTCCTCCCTGGAATCTGACCTGGCACGTGATTCTCACCAGTGGCGCCGCTGGCCTGGCCATTGCCACAGCGCTCGGTGTTGCCTGTGCCCTCTATCCCGCCTGGAGCAGCGCCCGCCTCGACCCCCAGGAAGCTATCGCCCGCAGTGACCTGCGCTGA
- a CDS encoding DUF4418 family protein, with amino-acid sequence MQPQGSILTRILVFVPLILGLLVILTPEVLIPVCTDLVEMKSGALRPMRCAYAAKAEMLLGALLMVTGLLIILYRKTTKLVAALGLIVSAIGIAIILVPQSSIIGVCMHHSMPCRDTQKWLVAEGALTIATGLLLWYRCRRSI; translated from the coding sequence ATGCAACCACAAGGCAGCATTTTGACGCGCATCCTTGTTTTCGTTCCACTGATTCTGGGCCTGTTGGTTATTCTCACTCCAGAAGTCCTGATACCCGTCTGCACAGATCTGGTGGAGATGAAGAGCGGAGCCCTGCGCCCCATGCGCTGTGCTTATGCCGCCAAAGCAGAGATGCTGCTGGGCGCTCTGCTGATGGTAACCGGTCTGTTGATTATCCTGTACCGTAAAACGACAAAACTGGTGGCCGCGCTGGGCCTTATCGTCAGCGCCATCGGCATTGCCATCATCCTGGTTCCCCAATCGTCCATTATCGGCGTCTGCATGCACCACAGCATGCCCTGCCGTGACACTCAGAAGTGGTTGGTAGCAGAGGGCGCGCTGACCATCGCCACGGGTCTGCTGCTGTGGTATCGCTGCCGTCGGAGCATCTGA
- a CDS encoding YncE family protein, translated as MFQSKAQMQDRRFTALLLILMLLAATLLISGCEQKPSPSSGEEISWPPLETRQVVAEQRLYVTAMHEDKVSVIDLTTAKVVSEQRVGSKPYGLAIDRTHNQLLVVCALAHELWFLDLDTLEILATLPVGRVPAMVTVDESSGKAYVSNTRGDGITVVDTQTHQAVGHLVTGKAPYNIELLQNGHLAVLNHDDALLVVINPADGEIVQRFAAVPKSAGMALHPSRNLLFSGGHGSEDNADEIYIHDLNQGTNTGTIPTGEMAAYMSVADPYLHVVLHDKEELISFDLETYQEVIRMPTGKYPFAVVPVGSSTLVAVSNMDSENVQVFDIELRAVRHTIEVQGGPVGLAYHTP; from the coding sequence ATGTTTCAGTCCAAAGCACAAATGCAGGACAGACGCTTCACGGCTCTCCTGCTCATACTGATGCTTCTGGCAGCCACCCTGCTCATCAGTGGCTGTGAACAGAAACCGTCACCGTCTTCCGGTGAGGAAATTTCATGGCCTCCCCTTGAGACCAGACAGGTGGTAGCCGAGCAACGCCTGTATGTCACCGCCATGCACGAGGACAAGGTCTCCGTCATCGACCTCACCACAGCGAAAGTTGTTTCAGAGCAACGGGTGGGCAGCAAACCCTATGGTCTGGCCATTGACCGCACACACAATCAGCTGCTGGTCGTCTGCGCTCTGGCCCATGAACTGTGGTTTCTGGACCTGGACACCCTGGAAATTCTCGCAACCCTGCCCGTCGGTCGAGTGCCGGCCATGGTAACCGTGGATGAGAGCTCCGGAAAAGCTTATGTTTCCAATACCCGCGGCGACGGCATCACCGTTGTGGACACCCAGACCCACCAGGCCGTCGGTCACCTGGTAACCGGAAAAGCACCCTATAATATTGAGCTTCTGCAGAACGGACACCTGGCCGTGCTCAACCACGACGACGCGCTGCTGGTTGTGATTAATCCCGCTGATGGCGAAATCGTCCAGCGTTTCGCTGCCGTGCCAAAATCCGCTGGCATGGCCCTGCACCCGTCCCGCAACCTGCTCTTCAGCGGCGGACACGGCAGTGAGGATAATGCCGACGAAATCTATATCCACGACCTCAACCAGGGAACCAACACCGGTACCATCCCGACAGGGGAAATGGCGGCCTATATGAGTGTCGCCGATCCATACCTCCACGTTGTCCTGCACGACAAGGAGGAGCTGATTTCCTTTGACCTGGAAACCTACCAGGAAGTGATCCGCATGCCTACCGGCAAGTACCCCTTTGCGGTGGTTCCCGTCGGCTCATCCACCCTGGTAGCCGTATCCAACATGGACTCCGAAAACGTGCAGGTTTTCGACATAGAGCTGCGCGCCGTTCGCCATACCATAGAGGTTCAGGGCGGACCCGTAGGACTTGCGTACCATACCCCGTAA
- a CDS encoding cupredoxin domain-containing protein produces the protein MGRIITVLLSAALLFTLVACSDSNTSSTQTQEPAFIKDEPVPPGAEDARVVELIFTPQDIEPDHVTVQSGEKILFVITNIDEEGEHNFLSAGAAIPEIMVYGGQTVRRLWTAPETPGVYDAMCTIHPWIKMKFTVE, from the coding sequence ATGGGAAGGATCATTACCGTACTGCTGAGCGCAGCCTTACTTTTCACTCTCGTCGCATGCAGCGACAGCAACACCTCTTCAACACAGACCCAGGAACCCGCTTTTATCAAAGATGAACCCGTACCACCGGGAGCCGAGGATGCCCGCGTTGTCGAACTGATCTTCACCCCCCAGGATATTGAGCCTGACCATGTCACAGTGCAAAGTGGGGAAAAGATCCTCTTCGTCATCACCAATATTGACGAAGAGGGCGAGCACAATTTCCTCTCAGCTGGTGCCGCCATTCCAGAAATCATGGTGTACGGTGGACAGACGGTACGACGACTGTGGACCGCCCCTGAAACACCCGGCGTCTATGATGCCATGTGCACGATCCACCCCTGGATCAAGATGAAGTTCACGGTCGAATAA